The following are encoded together in the Lactuca sativa cultivar Salinas chromosome 1, Lsat_Salinas_v11, whole genome shotgun sequence genome:
- the LOC111912628 gene encoding heat shock factor-binding protein: protein MDAKDSGDGKQNTADMTQFVQNLLTQMQTRFQTMSDSIVSKIDEMGERISELEQSINDLRAEMGAEGTQPPPSPSKKDGSAA, encoded by the exons ATG GATGCAAAAGATTCGGGAGATGGCAAGCAAAATACTGCTGATATGACACAGTTT GTTCAAAACCTTCTCACACAAATG CAAACCAGATTCCAAACAATGTCTGACTCTATTGTTTCAAAGA tcgatgagatgggtgaaaggaTAAGCGAGTTGGAGCAGAGTATTAATGATCTTAGGGCAGAGATGGGAGCTGAGGGCACTCAACCTCCTCCATCACCTTCAAAGAAGGATGGTTCTGCTGCATAA